A genome region from Terriglobales bacterium includes the following:
- a CDS encoding hemolysin III family protein has translation MDEFANALTHGIGLLLALIAVPVLIMLAAMHGSAWHVVGISVYGSSLIALYAASTLYHWVQHPPAKRILRIIDHSAIYLLIAGTYTPFMLVNLHGPWGWTLLALVWTMALFGIAWKLVNLERYVVASTIVYIAMGWLVLIAARPLFRAVPLRGLAWLLAGGLAYTVGIVFFGWSRIRFNHAVWHLFVLVGSACHYVAVMRCVLPHGSV, from the coding sequence ATGGACGAATTCGCGAATGCGCTGACGCACGGCATCGGGCTGCTGCTGGCGCTTATTGCCGTACCGGTCCTGATCATGCTGGCCGCAATGCATGGTTCCGCATGGCACGTGGTCGGCATTAGCGTGTATGGCAGCAGTCTCATCGCGCTCTACGCCGCGTCAACTCTCTACCACTGGGTGCAGCATCCGCCGGCAAAGCGCATCCTGAGGATCATCGACCATTCCGCCATCTACCTTCTCATCGCCGGCACGTACACGCCATTCATGCTGGTGAACCTGCACGGACCATGGGGTTGGACACTGCTCGCGCTGGTCTGGACGATGGCGCTGTTCGGGATAGCGTGGAAGCTGGTGAACCTGGAGCGTTACGTGGTGGCTTCGACGATCGTCTACATCGCCATGGGATGGCTGGTGTTGATCGCGGCCCGGCCGCTTTTCCGCGCCGTTCCGCTACGCGGCCTGGCCTGGCTGCTGGCCGGAGGACTGGCCTACACCGTGGGCATCGTGTTTTTCGGGTGGTCGCGCATCCGCTTTAACCATGCGGTGTGGCACCTGTTTGTGCTCGTCGGCAGCGCCTGCCATTATGTCGCGGTGATGCGCTGCGTCCTGCCTCACGGTAGCGTGTAG
- a CDS encoding TonB family protein yields the protein MAHMHTTEITSVPPSPPAEAPSEPIAEISATLLRAQAFLSGCAIALMVREGAWLVCRASNGAAAPEIGARMEVDHSFLGLCVTQKKPHSCEDADSDLRVENVAYSRLRPKSILAVPVRAGQEVLAVLAGFSAAPNAFTHTQIAILRTVADALSRPVQQLPLSPPADAPARSPEPWPSSPRDAMQERAAKPEPQPAVPPPPPAPPVAKPREEVLALADEPAPPPRPPEPRPTPPTVRIVKLPVPRTLDLPRPRPRWRFRPALFRIATLTVLCLMCALATAGWYSTRIPDAPRVYTAPILTPPVPPTTQAEPVVARVPEVHEASVSAIASAPELKPRADVATHPEPPTAEPPVSAIAPPTPLLPKLPPAEAPAEEAPTLALNSAAPLPALVAPHAAAPGIHQSHATAAQLVQQVPPRYPPVALSRRMAGEVTLSVLIRKDGSVGDVKVLRGNPVFHMSALDAVRQWRYSPATLDGQPVEAHADVVLKFDLPVRR from the coding sequence ATGGCCCACATGCATACCACCGAGATTACGAGCGTTCCCCCCAGCCCGCCGGCCGAAGCTCCTTCGGAGCCCATCGCTGAGATCAGCGCCACCCTGTTGCGCGCCCAGGCCTTTCTTTCCGGCTGCGCCATAGCCCTGATGGTGCGTGAGGGTGCGTGGCTGGTCTGCCGCGCCAGCAACGGCGCCGCCGCACCCGAGATCGGCGCCCGCATGGAAGTGGACCACAGCTTCCTCGGCCTCTGCGTCACCCAGAAGAAGCCGCACAGCTGCGAAGACGCCGATTCCGACCTGCGCGTCGAGAACGTCGCTTACTCGCGCCTGCGCCCCAAGTCGATCCTTGCGGTCCCGGTGCGCGCCGGACAGGAGGTCCTCGCCGTCCTCGCCGGTTTCTCCGCTGCCCCCAATGCTTTCACCCATACCCAGATCGCCATCCTGCGCACGGTGGCCGATGCACTCAGCCGCCCGGTGCAGCAGCTCCCGTTGTCGCCCCCCGCCGATGCTCCGGCCCGTTCGCCGGAGCCCTGGCCGTCTTCGCCTCGCGATGCCATGCAGGAGAGAGCGGCGAAACCGGAGCCGCAGCCGGCCGTACCGCCGCCTCCGCCCGCCCCGCCGGTCGCCAAGCCGCGCGAGGAGGTGCTGGCCCTGGCCGATGAGCCCGCCCCGCCCCCGCGCCCGCCGGAGCCGCGCCCCACGCCACCCACGGTGCGGATCGTGAAGCTGCCGGTTCCCCGGACTCTCGATCTGCCGCGTCCGCGCCCCCGTTGGCGCTTCCGGCCGGCGTTGTTCCGCATCGCCACTCTCACGGTGCTCTGCCTGATGTGCGCGCTGGCGACCGCCGGCTGGTATTCGACCCGCATCCCCGACGCGCCTCGTGTGTACACCGCGCCTATCCTGACGCCGCCCGTCCCGCCCACGACCCAGGCTGAGCCGGTGGTCGCACGCGTGCCTGAAGTCCACGAGGCTTCCGTTTCCGCGATAGCCTCCGCTCCGGAACTGAAGCCGCGGGCCGACGTTGCCACCCACCCCGAGCCGCCAACCGCGGAGCCTCCGGTGTCGGCCATCGCGCCTCCGACTCCGCTGCTCCCCAAGTTGCCGCCGGCCGAGGCGCCTGCCGAAGAAGCTCCGACCCTGGCCCTGAACTCCGCTGCTCCGCTGCCGGCGCTGGTCGCCCCGCACGCGGCTGCGCCCGGGATCCACCAGTCGCACGCTACTGCGGCGCAGCTCGTGCAGCAGGTCCCGCCGCGATATCCGCCCGTGGCCCTCAGCCGCCGCATGGCCGGTGAGGTCACGCTCTCGGTGTTGATCCGCAAGGACGGCTCCGTGGGCGACGTGAAGGTGCTCAGGGGCAATCCGGTCTTCCACATGAGCGCGCTGGACGCAGTCAGGCAGTGGCGGTATTCGCCCGCCACCCTCGACGGCCAGCCGGTGGAAGCTCACGCTGACGTGGTGCTTAAGTTCGACCTGCCGGTACGGCGCTGA
- a CDS encoding STAS domain-containing protein: MELTVRAHHAGNVVVVRFAGRMVLGPAMTAATDWLRELITRNPQVVLDLNELFFVDPSGIGALLSLYTSATSCGGKLRFARPSRKVARLLETTKLTTVFPVHDSEEAAIAAFVAG; encoded by the coding sequence ATGGAGCTCACGGTACGGGCGCATCACGCCGGGAACGTGGTGGTGGTGAGATTCGCCGGGCGGATGGTCCTCGGACCGGCCATGACGGCCGCCACCGATTGGCTGCGCGAACTCATCACCCGCAACCCTCAGGTCGTGCTCGACCTGAATGAGCTGTTCTTCGTCGATCCCAGCGGGATCGGCGCTTTGCTCAGCCTTTACACCTCGGCCACCTCGTGCGGCGGAAAGCTGCGCTTCGCCCGCCCCTCGCGCAAAGTCGCCCGTCTGCTGGAAACCACCAAACTCACGACCGTCTTTCCGGTCCATGACTCCGAGGAAGCGGCCATCGCCGCCTTCGTTGCCGGCTAG
- a CDS encoding prolyl oligopeptidase family serine peptidase produces the protein MKKSFLHVLAALLSCLSSLSAADKPRITLDEYFDSVSISDVKIAFDGRAVVIATERADWENNRYRKDLWLWRASTRALVPLTQSGHDSDAQWSPDGRWIAFLSDRTPQSDVGVKQDAEPAKEQPAHLYVISAEGGEAFAVTRGEEEVHAFAWSADSCGLYFSTRVPWSKAKREAYKKEWQDVTHWRESERGDVIARISLAEATSRALAITPGSAVAEDEKTKKEKDAKEETALTPGAVLLATIPLRVRNLAPSPDGKWLGFDTDSISQRVETPQAYEIYLLDLTAGGGAPRQLTHNQAIEEDLGWSPDSRELFFMVRMGAVESKYSDVQNRVYSVTPAGEVRRWGEKFLGAVDSFATQPDGALVIAGQQGTQQPLLRITSPAAAPVSLSRQEGTYGKLSVAKAAPAIAYVYSRLNIPSEVYLSSDGSPASATAITSFNKLFTERELPQGRPYRWKSDDGTEVEGMLVYPPGQFGGKKLPTLVLIHGGPQDADGDRFGADWYEWAILAASRGWLVFRPNYRGSSGYGDKFMREIVPHLVSVPGKDILTGVDALVRDGIADPDRLTIGGYSYGGYMSNWLITQTSRFKAAVTGAGAVEHAANWGNDDLTFDDAFFLGGAPWEVPQMYHDEAALWQLNKVRTPTHIVVGAEDIRVSAAENYLLERALHTLNVPSSLLVFPGEGHSLKKNPWHGKIKVREELNWLQKYVPLP, from the coding sequence ATGAAGAAGTCATTCCTCCATGTTCTCGCGGCGCTGCTTTCCTGCCTGTCCTCACTGTCCGCGGCCGACAAGCCGCGGATCACGCTGGACGAGTACTTCGATTCCGTCTCCATCTCCGACGTGAAAATCGCGTTCGATGGCCGCGCGGTGGTCATCGCCACCGAGCGCGCCGATTGGGAGAACAACCGCTACCGCAAGGACCTGTGGCTCTGGCGTGCCAGCACGCGGGCCCTGGTCCCGCTGACCCAGTCCGGCCACGATTCCGATGCCCAGTGGTCGCCGGACGGCCGCTGGATCGCTTTTCTCTCCGACCGCACGCCGCAGAGCGACGTCGGCGTCAAGCAGGATGCCGAGCCCGCCAAGGAACAACCGGCGCACCTCTACGTCATCAGCGCCGAAGGCGGCGAGGCCTTCGCCGTCACCCGCGGGGAAGAGGAGGTCCACGCCTTCGCCTGGAGCGCCGATTCCTGCGGCCTGTACTTCTCCACCCGCGTCCCCTGGAGCAAGGCCAAGCGGGAGGCCTACAAGAAGGAGTGGCAGGACGTCACCCACTGGCGCGAGAGCGAGCGCGGCGACGTGATCGCGCGCATCTCGCTGGCCGAGGCCACCTCCCGCGCCCTCGCCATCACCCCCGGCAGCGCCGTTGCTGAGGACGAGAAAACGAAAAAGGAGAAGGATGCGAAGGAGGAAACCGCGCTCACTCCGGGCGCAGTCCTGCTGGCCACCATTCCGTTGCGTGTCCGCAATCTTGCCCCGTCGCCCGACGGCAAGTGGCTGGGCTTCGACACCGACTCGATCTCCCAGCGCGTCGAGACGCCGCAAGCTTACGAGATCTACCTCCTCGACCTGACGGCGGGCGGCGGCGCGCCGCGACAACTCACCCATAACCAGGCCATCGAGGAAGACCTGGGATGGAGCCCGGACTCCCGCGAGCTCTTCTTCATGGTGCGGATGGGAGCGGTCGAAAGCAAGTACTCCGACGTGCAGAACCGCGTTTACTCGGTCACCCCGGCGGGAGAGGTCCGCCGCTGGGGCGAGAAATTCCTGGGAGCGGTGGACAGCTTCGCCACGCAGCCCGACGGGGCCCTGGTGATCGCCGGACAGCAAGGAACGCAGCAGCCCCTGTTACGGATCACCTCGCCGGCGGCCGCGCCCGTCTCCCTCTCGCGACAGGAAGGGACCTACGGCAAGCTGTCCGTCGCCAAGGCTGCGCCTGCCATCGCCTATGTCTATTCGCGGCTGAACATTCCGTCCGAGGTGTACCTCTCGAGTGACGGCTCGCCGGCCTCGGCCACCGCCATCACTTCATTCAACAAGCTATTCACCGAACGCGAACTGCCGCAGGGCAGGCCCTACCGTTGGAAGTCGGACGACGGCACCGAGGTCGAGGGCATGCTGGTCTATCCCCCCGGTCAATTCGGGGGGAAGAAGCTGCCCACGCTAGTGCTGATCCACGGCGGACCGCAGGACGCCGACGGCGATCGCTTCGGCGCCGATTGGTACGAGTGGGCCATCCTGGCGGCCAGCCGCGGCTGGCTGGTGTTCCGTCCCAACTACCGCGGTTCCAGCGGCTACGGCGACAAGTTCATGCGCGAGATCGTGCCCCACTTGGTCTCGGTCCCGGGCAAGGACATCCTCACCGGCGTGGACGCGCTGGTCCGGGACGGCATCGCCGATCCCGACCGGCTGACCATCGGCGGCTACAGCTACGGCGGCTACATGTCCAACTGGCTTATCACCCAGACTTCGCGCTTCAAGGCCGCGGTCACCGGTGCCGGCGCCGTCGAGCACGCCGCCAACTGGGGCAACGATGACCTCACTTTCGACGACGCCTTCTTCCTCGGCGGCGCTCCCTGGGAGGTTCCGCAGATGTACCACGACGAAGCCGCGCTCTGGCAGTTGAACAAGGTGCGCACGCCCACCCACATCGTGGTCGGGGCCGAGGACATCCGGGTCAGCGCCGCCGAGAACTACCTTCTGGAACGTGCCTTGCACACCCTGAACGTGCCCTCTTCTCTCCTGGTGTTTCCCGGCGAGGGGCATTCGCTCAAGAAGAATCCCTGGCACGGCAAGATCAAGGTGCGGGAAGAACTGAACTGGCTGCAGAAGTACGTGCCGCTGCCCTGA
- the lysS gene encoding lysine--tRNA ligase, protein MALDQKIYELRRQKLKEIEALGQPAYPYKYEPTHEIPAIVAQYKDSTTEQLAAQRVEVRVAGRIMAIRLMGKAGFAHLQQGGQRLQIYVKKDDVGEKGFALWKLLDLGDHVGVKGFLFRTRTNELSVHVEELTFLAKAMLPMPEKWHGLTDVETRYRQRYVDLFMNPEVRETFVKRSAVVRAIRKFFDARGYIEVETPMLQPIVGGAAARPFTTHHNTLDMDLYLRIAPELYLKRLIAGGIDRVYEINRNFRNEGISTQHNPEFTMLEFYQAYADYHDMMDLTAELLGFVAREVTGGTKVKFGEHEIDWGNFQRLSMRESVVKYWPAWAGSAPAMADFHDPAKLKPFVETLNQARGGAPISPTAALDGVGREHTDYVKFEAKDVGKTIVGMFEAVAEKKLIQPTILYDFPKSVSPLSKEKRGEPDWVERFEVFAGGLEIGNAFSELNDPEDQLRRFEDQVRQRQAGDEEAMAEIDHDYVRALSYGMPPTGGEGIGIDRLTMLLTDSKSIRDVILFPLLRREQLTTEDTGEAEKSGN, encoded by the coding sequence TTGGCACTCGACCAGAAGATCTACGAACTGAGGCGGCAGAAGCTGAAGGAGATCGAAGCCCTCGGCCAGCCCGCCTATCCCTACAAGTACGAGCCGACGCACGAGATCCCCGCCATCGTCGCGCAATATAAGGACTCGACCACCGAGCAGCTCGCGGCCCAGCGGGTGGAGGTGCGGGTGGCGGGGCGGATCATGGCCATCCGCCTGATGGGCAAGGCGGGCTTCGCCCACCTGCAGCAGGGCGGGCAACGCCTCCAGATCTACGTCAAGAAAGATGACGTCGGGGAGAAGGGCTTCGCCCTGTGGAAGCTGCTCGACCTGGGCGACCACGTCGGGGTCAAGGGCTTCCTGTTCCGCACGCGGACCAATGAACTGTCAGTGCACGTGGAAGAGCTGACCTTCCTGGCCAAGGCCATGCTGCCCATGCCGGAGAAGTGGCACGGGCTCACCGATGTCGAGACCCGCTACCGCCAGCGCTACGTGGACCTGTTCATGAACCCGGAGGTGCGCGAGACCTTCGTCAAGCGCAGTGCGGTGGTGCGGGCCATCCGCAAATTCTTTGACGCCCGCGGCTACATCGAGGTGGAGACCCCGATGCTGCAGCCCATCGTGGGCGGGGCCGCGGCCCGGCCCTTCACCACCCACCACAACACCCTGGACATGGACCTGTACCTGCGCATCGCGCCCGAGCTGTACCTGAAGCGGCTGATCGCCGGGGGCATCGACCGGGTGTATGAGATCAACCGCAACTTCCGCAACGAGGGCATCTCCACCCAGCACAACCCCGAGTTCACCATGCTGGAGTTCTACCAGGCCTATGCCGACTATCACGACATGATGGACCTGACGGCAGAGCTGCTGGGCTTCGTGGCGCGCGAGGTCACCGGCGGAACGAAAGTGAAGTTCGGCGAGCATGAGATAGACTGGGGCAATTTCCAGCGGCTGTCCATGCGCGAGTCGGTGGTGAAGTACTGGCCGGCGTGGGCGGGCAGCGCACCGGCGATGGCCGACTTCCACGACCCCGCCAAGCTCAAGCCATTCGTGGAGACGCTGAACCAGGCGCGCGGGGGCGCCCCGATCTCGCCCACGGCGGCGCTGGACGGCGTCGGGCGCGAGCACACGGACTACGTCAAGTTCGAGGCCAAGGACGTGGGCAAGACCATCGTCGGGATGTTCGAGGCGGTCGCGGAAAAGAAGCTGATCCAGCCGACTATCCTCTACGACTTCCCGAAATCGGTGTCGCCGCTCTCCAAGGAGAAGCGCGGCGAGCCGGACTGGGTGGAACGCTTCGAGGTGTTCGCGGGCGGCCTGGAGATCGGCAACGCCTTCAGCGAGCTGAACGACCCCGAAGACCAACTGCGGCGCTTCGAGGACCAGGTGCGCCAGCGGCAGGCGGGTGACGAAGAGGCCATGGCGGAGATCGACCACGACTACGTGCGCGCGCTCTCCTACGGCATGCCGCCGACCGGCGGCGAAGGCATCGGCATCGACCGCCTCACCATGCTGCTGACCGACTCCAAGTCCATCCGCGACGTGATCCTGTTCCCGCTGCTGCGGAGAGAACAACTAACCACGGAGGACACGGGAGAAGCGGAGAAATCGGGTAATTGA
- a CDS encoding carbonic anhydrase has product MSAANAEPLSPASVIDEVLLNCERWARDFAWGHLSPEPVRELVVVSCMDSRQPLKAMLGLNPGDAHFIRNAGGLVSDDVLRSLLISVHLKGTREIMVIQHTDCGLLDLRESELRSRLEREYGMHSQGPAHFGGFSSLEGSVREQIARVRSHPWFPHDVPVRGFIYDVNTGKMREVR; this is encoded by the coding sequence ATGTCTGCTGCCAACGCCGAACCTCTCTCGCCCGCCAGCGTGATCGACGAAGTGCTGCTCAACTGCGAGCGCTGGGCCCGCGACTTCGCCTGGGGCCACCTGTCTCCCGAACCCGTCCGTGAACTGGTGGTGGTTTCCTGCATGGACTCGCGCCAGCCGCTCAAGGCCATGCTCGGCCTGAATCCGGGCGATGCCCACTTCATCCGCAACGCCGGAGGCCTGGTGAGCGACGACGTGCTGCGCTCGCTCCTGATCTCGGTCCATCTGAAGGGCACGCGCGAGATCATGGTCATCCAGCACACCGACTGCGGCCTGCTCGATCTCCGCGAGAGCGAGCTTCGCTCCCGCCTGGAGCGCGAGTACGGCATGCACTCCCAGGGGCCGGCCCATTTCGGCGGCTTCAGTTCGCTGGAGGGAAGCGTGCGCGAGCAGATCGCGCGCGTGCGCTCGCATCCCTGGTTCCCGCACGACGTGCCCGTCCGCGGCTTCATCTACGACGTCAACACCGGCAAGATGCGCGAGGTCCGCTGA
- a CDS encoding SRPBCC domain-containing protein, whose product MPAIKHSIAIDAPPERIFPLLSSGEGFAQWWAEDITDVSPDSVELGFFNRQTIYRLRRVRAAAPTEVEWLVSSGKEWKDTRILFRLSSTKTGSQLQFSHADWRNETDYFVSCNTTWGELMFRLKAAAEGESPGPLFSTEGMRY is encoded by the coding sequence ATGCCTGCCATCAAACATTCGATCGCGATCGATGCGCCGCCGGAGCGGATCTTTCCGCTGCTGTCTTCGGGCGAGGGGTTCGCGCAGTGGTGGGCGGAGGACATCACCGACGTCAGCCCGGATTCTGTGGAACTGGGATTCTTCAACCGGCAGACCATCTATCGCCTGCGGCGGGTCCGGGCGGCTGCGCCCACCGAGGTGGAGTGGCTGGTCAGCTCGGGCAAGGAGTGGAAAGACACCCGCATCCTCTTCCGCCTCAGCTCGACCAAAACCGGTAGCCAACTCCAGTTCTCCCACGCCGACTGGCGCAACGAGACCGATTACTTCGTCTCCTGCAACACCACCTGGGGAGAGCTAATGTTCCGGCTGAAAGCGGCCGCCGAGGGCGAATCGCCCGGTCCGCTGTTCAGTACGGAGGGGATGAGGTACTAA
- the ndhC gene encoding NADH-quinone oxidoreductase subunit A has translation MPQNYVPIFIFGAVVAVLIPLTLILAKLVRPENPNRTKLMPYECGVDPVGDSRQRYTVRFYIVAILFVIFDVETIFLFPWAVQYKLLGLFGFVEMMIFLAILVVGYVWIWKKGALEWV, from the coding sequence ATGCCCCAGAACTACGTTCCCATCTTCATCTTTGGCGCCGTGGTGGCCGTGCTCATCCCGCTCACCCTCATCCTGGCCAAGCTGGTGCGCCCCGAGAACCCCAACCGCACCAAGCTCATGCCCTACGAGTGCGGCGTCGACCCGGTGGGCGACAGCCGCCAGCGCTACACCGTCCGCTTCTACATCGTCGCCATCCTCTTCGTCATCTTCGATGTGGAGACCATATTTTTGTTTCCGTGGGCGGTGCAGTACAAGCTGCTGGGGTTGTTCGGATTCGTGGAGATGATGATCTTCCTGGCGATCCTGGTGGTGGGGTACGTGTGGATCTGGAAGAAAGGGGCGCTGGAGTGGGTCTAA
- a CDS encoding NADH-quinone oxidoreductase subunit C, with the protein MSDENKDKVSPPQPGAGAPADQPRTPPAATPPAAKPAAAAAPPAAGAAPPKPAAPAKPAGPAPTPWEHERVAKLRKQYGSGIQEASTYLGQNYMVVDKSILHEVLRLLRDDEQFDYLVDLTAVHYPKREASQFDIVYVLYSFPKNERMRVKTQLKEGEDVPSAVPLWPTSNWLERECFDMFGIRFEGHPDLRRILLPDEWKGYPLRKDYGIIQQDQEWVKINLGIESGQ; encoded by the coding sequence ATGAGCGACGAAAACAAGGACAAAGTCTCCCCTCCGCAGCCCGGCGCAGGCGCGCCGGCAGACCAGCCACGCACTCCTCCCGCGGCCACGCCCCCGGCGGCCAAGCCTGCGGCGGCGGCGGCACCGCCCGCGGCCGGGGCGGCTCCGCCCAAGCCGGCGGCGCCAGCCAAGCCGGCGGGACCGGCGCCCACGCCGTGGGAGCACGAGCGGGTCGCCAAGCTAAGAAAGCAGTACGGCTCGGGGATCCAGGAGGCCAGCACCTACCTGGGGCAGAACTACATGGTGGTGGACAAGTCGATCCTGCACGAGGTGCTGCGGCTGCTGCGGGACGATGAGCAGTTCGACTACCTGGTGGACCTCACCGCGGTGCACTACCCGAAGCGCGAGGCGAGCCAGTTCGACATCGTTTATGTCCTTTACTCCTTCCCCAAGAACGAGCGGATGCGGGTGAAGACGCAATTGAAAGAGGGCGAGGACGTGCCCAGCGCCGTGCCCCTGTGGCCGACGTCGAACTGGCTGGAGCGGGAGTGCTTCGACATGTTCGGGATCCGGTTCGAAGGGCATCCGGACCTGCGGCGCATCCTGCTGCCGGACGAGTGGAAAGGGTACCCGCTGCGCAAGGACTACGGGATCATCCAGCAGGACCAGGAGTGGGTGAAGATCAACCTGGGGATCGAGAGCGGGCAGTAA
- a CDS encoding NADH-quinone oxidoreductase subunit D — MADILKSEQNPLALEQLEKRPAPEQTILDASELIINMGPQHPSTHGVLRVILKLDGEKVLGTECVIGYLHRGVEKIAENRTYAMFNPYVDRMDYVAAVSNGLGYCEAVEKLLNVEAPPRAAWVRTILTELNRIASHQLWLGTHALDIGAITPLFYTFRDREEILKIFEKYCGARLTTHAFRIGGCLYETYDGFEDEVKNFIKFVVPKVDEYETLLTTNRIWLERTKGVGILKAEDCIALGVTGPVLRASGVKWDLRKAQPYAAYKNFEFEIPTGQNGDTYDRYIVRIAEMRQSLRILEQAVNSIPEGPIMGKVPKVIKPPVGEIYHSIEAPKGELGYFIVSDGSTQPYRVRVRPPSFVNLQALDKMVKGALVADVVAVIGTLDIVLGEVDR, encoded by the coding sequence ATGGCAGACATCTTAAAGAGCGAACAGAACCCGCTGGCGCTGGAGCAGCTGGAGAAGCGTCCGGCGCCGGAGCAGACGATACTCGACGCCAGCGAGCTCATCATCAACATGGGGCCGCAGCACCCGTCCACGCACGGCGTGCTGCGCGTCATCCTGAAGCTCGACGGGGAAAAAGTCCTGGGCACGGAGTGCGTGATCGGCTATCTGCACCGCGGGGTGGAGAAGATCGCCGAGAACCGCACCTACGCGATGTTCAACCCCTACGTGGACCGGATGGACTACGTGGCGGCGGTATCGAACGGGCTGGGGTACTGCGAGGCGGTGGAGAAGCTGCTGAACGTGGAGGCGCCGCCGCGCGCCGCCTGGGTGCGGACCATCCTGACGGAGCTGAACCGGATCGCCAGCCACCAGCTGTGGCTGGGCACGCACGCGCTCGACATCGGGGCCATCACCCCGCTGTTCTACACCTTCCGCGACCGGGAAGAGATCCTGAAGATCTTCGAGAAGTACTGCGGGGCACGGCTGACCACGCACGCCTTCCGCATCGGGGGCTGCCTGTACGAGACCTATGACGGGTTCGAAGACGAGGTCAAGAACTTCATCAAGTTCGTGGTCCCCAAGGTGGACGAGTACGAGACCCTCCTGACCACCAACCGCATCTGGCTGGAGCGCACCAAGGGCGTCGGCATTCTGAAGGCGGAAGACTGCATCGCGCTGGGCGTGACCGGGCCGGTGCTGCGGGCCAGCGGGGTGAAGTGGGACCTCCGCAAGGCGCAGCCGTACGCGGCCTACAAGAACTTCGAGTTCGAGATCCCGACCGGGCAGAACGGCGACACCTACGACCGGTACATCGTGCGCATCGCGGAGATGCGGCAGTCGCTGCGCATCCTGGAGCAGGCGGTGAACTCCATCCCGGAGGGGCCGATCATGGGAAAGGTGCCCAAGGTGATCAAGCCGCCGGTGGGCGAGATCTACCACTCGATCGAGGCGCCCAAGGGCGAGCTCGGGTACTTCATCGTGAGCGACGGCTCCACGCAGCCCTACCGGGTGCGGGTGCGGCCGCCGTCATTCGTCAACCTGCAGGCGCTGGACAAGATGGTGAAGGGAGCGCTGGTGGCGGACGTGGTGGCGGTGATCGGGACGCTGGATATCGTCTTGGGTGAGGTTGATCGATAG